The Bacteroidales bacterium region TAGGCAGAACCTATTTCCTATATTAAGCACAGCAAATCCAGTAATCGTTAAAGAGTTTTACGTAGGTATCTTCCAGCTCGAATCGCAAATCACTGGTGTTTATGAATCGGATTCGGTATCCCAGCGAAGCCTCCCGGTCCGTGAAGCTCCAGTCCCCGTCCAGGTAGCTAAAGAACCGGGCCGTTGGGCCGTGCCGGCTGATCACCCTGCTATCCGGATAAAACTGATAGGAGATATAGGGACCGAACATGAAATATCCCGTTCTTGGGAAGAAACCCATCTCGGCATTGAATCCCTCTCCGATGTATTCATGAGTCCAGAATACACTTATATTTCTCTCATTGTATCTCAGACTGGTCCCATGGGACCAGTTCCCGGTTTGACGGACGGGATCATCGGAACGAAATCCATAAATAGATCCGGTCCATTTATCATTCTGCGTCAAGAGGTTGTACTGAAGCCCGTACACCCGGTTATACCGGTTCTGGTCGCCAAAGTCAAAACCCCTGTCCTGGTCCTTATTGAAATTGATGGCCTGCTTGTTGGTGATAATCCCGGAAATGCTTGAACGGCCGAAGATCTGTTTCCGGAAGGTGGCAACCGTATAATTAAAGGCCGGAATATCATCCCCATCGTCCGCCATCAGGTTTGTGGACTGGGCATTTAACAATCCTGTACTAAAACCCCTTCCCAGCAGGCCGCTCATGCGGGCCCCGAATAAAAGGGGAGCATTCAGTCCTATTCTCCTGGAAAAGAACACCTGGGAACGCCTGAAACCAAAATCGCTGAAAAGATCGCTGTTCTCCAGGAAGAATTGCCTTTTTTCAGGAAAGAACAGTTCAAACCGGGTGATGTTGGTCTGCTGTTCGTCCACCTCCACGGTGGAGAAGTCCGGGTTGACCGTCAAATCGAGGTTCATGGAAGTGGAGAGTGCGATTTTCCCGTCAAATCCCGCTTTCCCGTCAAATTGGACCTTGTTATTTACAGCCATATCCTGGTTGGCCGAACCTGACAGGTAGGGAATGAGGGAAATATTTGCTCCGGCGGGAGGGGGTACCGTGTCCCATTTCAATCCTCCGGAAAAAGTAAGCGAGGTGGGACGGTACTGACGCTCCACCCGGGTCCAGGTGGACCGTTCGTTCCTTTTCATGTCATTGCGCACCAGCTGGATGTTCCATTGGGTGATCTTATCGTTGTAGCGTATGGTCTTAAACGGGATCCTGATCTCCGCGGTCCAGCTGCTGTCGTTCCTCTGAACCTCCGAGTACCAGATGTTGTCCCAGGAGGATGAAACGGGAGTAAAGCCGCCTCCGCCCCCCGACAACAATCCTTCCAGTTGAACTCCCAGGGGTGAAACTGCAAATACAAAGCCATTGGTCAGATCGTCATAGGGATCCAGGATCAGCATGAAATAGTCGTTATCCTGATACCTGAAATCCCGTTTCAGGGATTCAACCACATATTTCCCCGGTAAGTTGTCGAAGCAGGTGATGCCTGCATAAAGGCTGTTGTGATTATAAGTAAAGCGGACTTCCGTTTTTGACTCTGCCGGGGACTGATCAGATGGGAAATTCTGCTGAAAGCCGGTGGCAATTTCCGCAGCTGACCAGGCCTTCTCATTTAAGCTGCCATCCAGGACGATATCCGATTGGCTTTGGACGATGTTTACGGTTTTTTCCGGGATTCTTCTGCTCCTTGCCTTTGCTGTAAAAAAGAGCTCAAAGCGGTCCTGTGCAAGCAATGGGGACACCTGCATCAAACAGAACAGAACCGCAAGGATTGCCTGGCACCTGAAAAACACAGAAGGCCTGCTCATTTCCACATTTTTGAATGGGATAGAGCTTCTATCCGATCAACAAGTTAATCAAGACTTTTGCTTTATCCAACACAGGCAGGGAAAATCCATGTTACAGAAGCCTTATGGTGAGCATGATCAGAGCCGGGTGGTGAAGTGGAGCTCGTCGACTCCGGCCACCTCCGCCAGGTTCTCGAGCAGGTCGCTCTCCATGC contains the following coding sequences:
- a CDS encoding DUF5916 domain-containing protein, with the translated sequence MSRPSVFFRCQAILAVLFCLMQVSPLLAQDRFELFFTAKARSRRIPEKTVNIVQSQSDIVLDGSLNEKAWSAAEIATGFQQNFPSDQSPAESKTEVRFTYNHNSLYAGITCFDNLPGKYVVESLKRDFRYQDNDYFMLILDPYDDLTNGFVFAVSPLGVQLEGLLSGGGGGFTPVSSSWDNIWYSEVQRNDSSWTAEIRIPFKTIRYNDKITQWNIQLVRNDMKRNERSTWTRVERQYRPTSLTFSGGLKWDTVPPPAGANISLIPYLSGSANQDMAVNNKVQFDGKAGFDGKIALSTSMNLDLTVNPDFSTVEVDEQQTNITRFELFFPEKRQFFLENSDLFSDFGFRRSQVFFSRRIGLNAPLLFGARMSGLLGRGFSTGLLNAQSTNLMADDGDDIPAFNYTVATFRKQIFGRSSISGIITNKQAINFNKDQDRGFDFGDQNRYNRVYGLQYNLLTQNDKWTGSIYGFRSDDPVRQTGNWSHGTSLRYNERNISVFWTHEYIGEGFNAEMGFFPRTGYFMFGPYISYQFYPDSRVISRHGPTARFFSYLDGDWSFTDREASLGYRIRFINTSDLRFELEDTYVKLFNDYWICCA